The following is a genomic window from Pan paniscus chromosome 6, NHGRI_mPanPan1-v2.0_pri, whole genome shotgun sequence.
TTTCATGCTATGAAAGAGCAAGAGCTTTAGACCTTTTGTCATCGTCACAGGGGCACCTCGGGTCAGGATTTAGAGAATTCTGAAttttgatgcatttttttttgtaggataTTTTATTGCTGGCAAACTGGTTAATAAGTTGGGCTTGTAGCGCCATCCTAAAAATTCGCTAGATAATTAAAGAATTGATGGAACACAGAGTCCCGAGATAGCACAAAAAACAAATCTCGAGATTTCTGGGAATCTGAAGTTcacaaaaaagtcaaaatttatcaaattgtaaATTAAGATGTTTTCTGAGTCACATGCAAATACAAAATACCGTTTCAAAAATGTTCAAATCATTAGAAAAACTAGACACTATGTATTctctaaaatttatttacagttaataagTTAAAAAGCAAAGTACAAGCAGATTATAAATCTCAACCATAAGCACATCAAACTGTCCAGGGAAACACTTTGATTCCATTACAAACAATTGTTTTCTAATGCGCTTAAGACATAACActctatcaaaaaatattttaaacacaccAATAAATATTAGGCATGTATGTCCATTAAAAACCATTGAAGAGTCCTGTGGCAAtccttaaaacaatgaaaaactttTGAGTTCAAAATTGCTCAGATATtttgtattcaaatatttttaaaatttacttaagaGTTTTCTAAAAAATAGTACTATCATTTGCACACAGCAGATCAATAGGTGTCAGTCACCAGCTTAAGTTACACTTGTCAATATTCAaacttgaataaaataaacacacatcACAACAGCGACACTTTGCACTATCAACAATGAAGCTTGCCCTCAACAATTATGACGTTACTGGTTTTAGTAACATAAAAATACATTGCTGGTTGACAGGAAGGATAAAAATGACATCAAGAATCTCAAAAAGTTATGTGAGGTGCCGGTCACCACATTTAGGCACTCaggaattaaaaatcaaataaaagcaTAGCAAGGTGATGAATTTCCTCCTGGCTTCCCCCTCTACTTGTGCCATATGAGATAAAAGAGAAGGCAAGAGAATGAACGAAGATCATGAGATTTCTTTCAAAAACTATACACAAGCTAAGCTACAGACTTCACTTCAGAGGAGTAAGTGGATGCCTCATTATAAAGGCCACTATGCCAAGTTTCTTTTCACATTCTGTGACAAAGTACCCTTGAAATACTTTCACTTTCCTATTAGTATACCAGTCAACTATATTAGATGTTgcttcacattttaaaagttgtcACATAGGTTTTTACCAAAgggcaaaaataaagattttttacaTCTTATTTCACAGACTAGAAATGGCATAATTTTTGAATAGTCCAGATGAATACCATATTGAATTCAAGATGGACAATCAGATCCAAAATGGAATCAGATAGCCCATGTAATCCAAAGAAGCATTTATGTGAGTTCAAGTATGCTAAAGTAACAAGGCATAGGAGAGAAAAATGTCAAGAATCtcagttaaaataaatgaatggtgtCAGTGGTTATGTTTCAGTGGTGTGCTGAGCAGTTATCCTCCCAGTTAAGCCAAATTTCAAAATCCTCTGGAAAACTATCTAGATAAGCTGCATGTCGAAATTGCATTCTAATATGGCCATTgggtttatttttcattattataaaactATATACAATAGTAAAGTTgtacaaatacattttttccagGTGCTAGTTAGCTATAAAagttaacaatatatttttgGGAAGAAAACCCTATGCATCTGAAATACAATTGGCAATGGAAGCTAATAACCAAAAGATATGTCTAAGCTTCCTATCACAAATATAATTTAACACTCTCCATCTTCTAaggaattattcatttttatttactcatGTGACAGTGTTTGTAGAATGCATTATCATTGAGTAGTGAATAAAAGACTGAGGCTTACTAGAAAACTGGCATcaagttatatatatgtgtgtatatatatataatattatttcttttaacaaGAACACTGAAATTAAAGTCACAACACTCCTATACAGACTACTAAACTTGAAATACTCATTTCAGAAAGCTATGCCATTTGAATTCTAGGAACGCAAGAGTCAAAATTGTAACTCTCATTATTCTCCTAAAAAGCTGCCAAGCAGAGATAAGCTTTAGTATTAAAGATCTCACATGTCAAGTTCCAGCCCAGTATGGATCGTTTCATGGCAGAATacttaaatttgaaataatagtGGTACAAAAACACTACTTGACCCTTTAGGTATTGCAGTAAAAGCTGGCTGTGGCACTGCTGGCTAAAAACTATTAAGTTTTCCTGCCACAAATGACCAAAGGCACTTGGATAATCAAGAATTCCACACTGGGCCATATGGTATAAACACTATAAAAGCGTAAAGAAGGGTCAGTATTCTGTGTGGCTCGCCTGTTTGATTCCTGTGGTCTTCAGCTGTCAAAGACCTAGAACTGCAAACATATAACGAGTggtaaaaaggtttaaaaaatgttGGGACAAAAAAAGTCAACTAAAAGTCAACTAATTTTCATTATGTTTGTAAAACTGATGAATATTAGTCTAGACATTTCTTGTTatccaacaacaaaaacaaaaaggaaatagatTTCGCCCAAAGTAACCTTAACCAGTTATTTGATACCAAGAAATGCCTCCACCCCTCTTGATCATTAATAGTTCTAAGAATTCTAATGGGTATTCTGTTTATCATTTTAGTGATAACGTTTACACACATCCATCTCTCCTATGCAACtcccattttaaaatacattatcctTGTAAAATACATTACAaggataatgtattttaaaaaactttaacgCATAATATTCCTGGATTTGTATGTTAGGCCAGGACAGGGGGCCAAATCATCTCCAGTCGGATTCCAGTGACTCCTGTAACCAAAACCAGTTCTtcacaatttattcatttttttaatcacaCACCATATGGTTTCAATGCATTTTTTTATTCAATTCAAAAGAATTTAACAAGTTAACTTTTCCCAAACAAAAGTTTTCATGTGTATTCTACCGTTTTTAGGAGCTCAGTAAATATAAACATTGTTTCAATACAAAACCTTTAAAAACACCTTGAAAATGTTTAAACAGTTGTATTTTGCATGTCTTTGTTTGTAATCACTGAGCCCATACAAATCCTTGCACTACTAACAGTCACAAGCTTGAACCTCTTAAAAAATATCCTCGATCAAAGCTTTGGAATCCAGAAAAAATTAGGAAACGAGTGGGCTTCAGAATACCCTGAGCACAAACTAGTGCAACACCACATGTTCGAACTTCTGTCCAGAAAGAGGGGTGACAGTGAAATAGAAAAAGGGGGAGATAAAGAACAAGTAAATTCTGGCTTTATTACACAAGCACGAAACCAAATTCCTTTGGAAAAATAATGTCTTCGGAGGACTTCCAGACCAGTGAGGTAGAGTCCAACAGTGAGAAAACGGATCTGCCCCTAAGGTCCTGGAGACGTCTCAATCGGGGGTCAGGAAGAAAGGGACCTCCCCTGCGGGTCCAGCTGTCCCCTCCCTCCGCAGGCTGGGTACGGGAGGCAGCAGAGGACACACCTGCCCCGGCGTCCAAGACGACCGCGCCGCGGCCCGGGACAGGGACAACCATCCGGCAACTTCTTCGCGCGTAAAGTGCACTGGGGGCCGGGGTCCTGGCCGGATCTGTAAACACTCGACTGACACTTGTTCATTCCTCCGGGCGGAAGGTCTGTCCCAAGGTCGGGGCCGGCAGGAGGCGCCCTGGAGGCCGCGCCTCATGCCCGGGGCACCGGGAAGCGGCGGAGCCTCACCGTGGGTTCCAGGTTCACTCGCAGGACCTGGCGCGCCCTGCGCCGCGCTGCCGCCAGGCTGCGCTCGCCCCACACGTCGCTGCCGACACGGATGGTGGGGAAGGTGGTCAGCGTCGGGGTGGCCGCCCTCCAGATCTCCTCCAAGGTGCGGCCCCCGAAGCAGGGCCCGGGGGCCACGGGCTTGGCCGGGCAGCTCTCCTCGGGGGGCGGCGGCGGTGGGGGTGGCGGCCGGGGCTTCCTCCTGCGGGCAGCGGCCGCCCGGGCTCCGCGGCGCCTCCTCCTGGCCGCTGCGCGCGGAACCGGCCGGCGCGCCTGGCCGCGGGCTGTGGGGGGCCCCGGGGGGTCGGGTACCAGGGCCCGGCAGGAGGAGTAGCCGTAGACGTCCTTGCTGCGCAGGATGTGCGGGGAGAACTGGTGCTTGAGGCTGCAGAGGAAGCTCCAGAGCTCCGCGTCCGAGCTCATGAACTCCGTGCTGCGGGGCATGAAGAGCTTGAAGGCGTCGCCCAGCGCCTTGGTGCTGTCAGCCAGCGACAGTTGCGACCGCGAGTACACCACCTTCTCCTCCCGCGCCTCCAACCCAGCCCCGTCTTCTGCCCTGAAGTCGCCGCCCCGGGCGGCCGTGGCCGGGGCGACCGGGGGCCGGCGCCGCCGCCTCTTCATGCTGCGCCGCACAGAAGGCCGCTCGGGGCCGCTCACGCTCGCCGGGTCCCACTACTGCCGCCGCCGTCCCAGTCCGCGTTGGCTCCGCGGCGGCGGCCGCTGCTGGCGTCTCTCGCTACTTTTCTCGCCTCCGCCGCCGCCCCTCCCCCTCCGAGGGCGGAGGACGCGGGCGAATATCCTGCCGCCCGGTACAAGATGGCGGCCGGCGCCCACCCCTGGGCTTTGTCATTGGacggcgcctcgcccccctggtttcttctttcttctcctctcttgCCTCTTTTCGCCGGCTGCCTTTCTTTAAATGTGCCCGCCTCAGGCCCCTCCCACCGCAGCCCCGACTCCACCCATTGGGTGCTCTC
Proteins encoded in this region:
- the CCDC71L gene encoding coiled-coil domain-containing protein 71L, which produces MKRRRRRPPVAPATAARGGDFRAEDGAGLEAREEKVVYSRSQLSLADSTKALGDAFKLFMPRSTEFMSSDAELWSFLCSLKHQFSPHILRSKDVYGYSSCRALVPDPPGPPTARGQARRPVPRAAARRRRRGARAAAARRRKPRPPPPPPPPPEESCPAKPVAPGPCFGGRTLEEIWRAATPTLTTFPTIRVGSDVWGERSLAAARRRARQVLRVNLEPTVRLRRFPVPRA